The following proteins come from a genomic window of Vanessa tameamea isolate UH-Manoa-2023 chromosome 6, ilVanTame1 primary haplotype, whole genome shotgun sequence:
- the LOC113393601 gene encoding carboxypeptidase E-like: MMAVFKSLCFVLFVTASAEFVWKHHNNEELSLILDEVHEKCPNITRVYTLTEPSVRNVPLYVIEFADSPGFHQPYKPEVKYVGNIHGNEVLGRELLLGLANYLCDQYNKRDRHIRTLIHNTRIHLLPSMNPDGWQLSTDTGGQDYLIGRNNNHSVDLNRNFPDLDAITFEFERQGISHNNHLLKDLTRLAAPLEPETRSVMRWIMSVPFVLSAAMHGGDLVANYPYDESRSGAPVSEYSASPDDDTFRELAMTYADAHADMSSRSRPGCHAGPDDAGAYNFGKQGGVTNGAAWYSLKGGMQDFNYLATNAFEITLELGCQKYTPEKELEKEWIRNKDALLAFIWKAHSGVKGIVSDDSGFIQNAVISVVNITGPVPRPIRHDITTGAYGDYYRLLTPGHYEVTANHPGYFPVSRIVTVPKHQTSARVVNFRLEPTTSWFDDYSSFGLYPHGLRDGQPRIYKRDLYRQLTDALLDHRDSH; the protein is encoded by the exons ATGATGGCTGTTTTTAAATCACTTTGTTTTGTTCTCTTCGTTACTGCATCTGCTGAATTTGTTTGGAAGCATCATAATAACGAAGAGTTATCTTTAATTTTGGACGAAGTTCATGAAAAGTGCCCTAATATTACGAGGGTATACACCTTAACGGAGCCATCAGTGAGGAATGTGCCTCTATATGTAATAGAATTCGCCGATAGTCCTGGATTCCATCAACCTT ataaaccCGAAGTAAAATATGTAGGAAACATACACGGCAATGAAGTGCTTGGCCGAGAATTATTATTGGGTCTTGCTAATTACCTTTGTGATCAGTATAATAAACGAGACCGTCATATTAGAACCCTAATTCATAACACGCGCATACATTTACTACCTTCTATGAATCCTGATGGCTGGCAGTTGTCCACAGACACA ggaGGTCAAGATTATCTCATCGGGCGAAATAACAATCACTCAGTCGATTTAAATAGAAACTTTCCAGATCTTGATGCaattacatttgaatttgaGCGCCAGGGTATAAGTCACAATAACCACTTACTGAAAGATTTAACTCGTCTTGCTGCTCCG TTGGAACCAGAAACAAGATCAGTAATGCGATGGATCATGTCCGTGCCATTTGTGTTGAGTGCAGCAATGCATGGTGGGGATTTGGTGGCTAATTATCCTTATGACGAGAGTAGGAGTGGTGCTCCTGTATCTGAATACTCAGCGAGTCCTGATGACGATACCTTTAG GGAGCTGGCGATGACGTATGCGGACGCGCACGCCGACATGTCGTCGCGCAGCCGCCCGGGCTGCCACGCCGGGCCCGACGACGCCGGCGCGTACAACTTCGGCAAGCAGGGCGGCGTCACCAACGGAGCCGCCTGGTACAGCCTCAAAGGAG GAATGCAAGATTTCAATTACTTGGCGACTAATGCGTTTGAAATAACCCTCGAGCTCGGTTGTCAGAAGTACACTCCCGAGAAGGAATTGGAGAAGGAATGGATTCGCAATAAGGATGCGTTGCTCGCTTTCATATGGAAGGCTCACTCCGGTGTGAAGGGCATTGTGAGCGATGACTCCGGTTTCATACAGAACGCTGTTATATCCGTCGTCAACATCACTGGACCCGTCCCTCGACCCATTCGACACGATATTACCACTG GCGCGTACGGAGACTACTACCGGCTCCTGACTCCCGGACATTACGAAGTTACTGCAAATCACCCCGGCTACTTTCCAGTTTCCCGCATCGTCACTGTTCCGAAACATCAGACATCCGCCAGAGTCGTCAACTTCAGACTTGAG